In Anopheles gambiae chromosome 2, idAnoGambNW_F1_1, whole genome shotgun sequence, a single window of DNA contains:
- the LOC1276506 gene encoding uncharacterized protein LOC1276506 isoform X21: MLIELSNFSDKLRQYRLILEKLTANQPDYERRREKLSKLSQRRRSSRKPDAAECYMCNANVELENPDSFATCRGCEKLVCRGENCCQWVESIGIWECTGCQSNRVIQQKAGEWLLNQLTVRLKHPGPVELKDGNLLGLGLDTDDTRSTTSSTTTTVSANQRVKVREFIEELLSAMLHGPLDDVSVGQLMKHESYLPLWEGQQQHHSPSDQHFELKRLIQKILEEIAKLPELLNHSGLPLRPEEHLPYFDPKKYEQLLATAVLNKVVDDYRNPKNFTDGGDVAGKGQTGAGATPYTGTTVDINHNQLSETGSSRSLLSKESLRQMSVTADDQAPQPHEGVSYSAIGTERRLSDTDESYLSDYIQRHKVPLPDLSDTTGSGSGAEDDDLQSLKSNATDGTWEENWLFRKRQLKTTESSIAMLVPSPTEEVKALIGDKNADEISDLSEAGSDCEGYESDGNVNGGTVPAVAPVVVASSSKDTTSEGISSSSKTQSLDEILPPDSLVSINSLPVNEEALSEATNSQLLADQVAQNGASERLQVDDLISIEPVADRVETTNPTLTNPFLDDVFEANNNVITDDVKMLQRTETGDNRSSATESNGYGDRKEIPIDRAQIATNGGDVPEVQGDSGEQDASVDAPDTLIPGSIAEREHLKWRNAKPIANNPYSPDVLQRRLSEKTRPSSMIEIDRLVRKEAAPATGRAAGGVLIDDEETPKEPTDSGTENDRSLQSVTGGVLTETKKIGREYYINDPERLRAGGAPLKSTLGPQTQTQQPSHSTDDEKSLLLGRAVDESEAAAPQKLTPEPVSSLYRSSSVGKQRDPRAEDIFAARPVQVTADDPILQQGTKVSYLSTAAGEIYLVPVESEPNGGSLMSSSSELSSVHSPTNAHQRPELDSLTYSEDSDVTRIYDLTTGEAKVVRTCHSETEPPHDTILQILPQPSPTKQQPAIMATAPSHEQSSSSSNVSALKSQLSTGERADAGSYHRRSPFPVKPLSPETIKFFAPKRKLSFTGSTNSLVGESGSKGAGSEQGTTHVLPSMHSSLHIDYPASRSATGSEFAIIEKDVIDVLPSVKELAKCYSGSTSDVSTLPPKPLYKPRDFIRQSSDVLNEEGMPNTKGQRQYSSTSSIAVRDEIREIRKLNLEAYRQSTYYPMAPGHSITARSLSKQIREHKSNVTDDHKVGHHQQEEQTAPAPLVPGGADGELNGTDADDEPGHASPERPASPVLLPGHLKSSIQFFESLKNKP; encoded by the exons atgCTAATCGAACTGTCCAACTTTAGTGATAAACTGCGCCAGTACCGGCTGATACTGGAGAAGCTGACCGCCAACCAGCCGGACTATGAGCGGCGCCGGGAAAAGCTAAG TAAACTCAGCCAACGACGGCGCTCTTCCCGGAAGCCCGATGCGGCAGAGTGTTACATGTGTAACGCAAACGTCGAGCTCGAAAATCCAGACAG CTTCGCAACATGCCGCGGTTGCGAAAAACTGGTCTGCCGGGGCGAAAACTGCTGCCAGTGGGTGGAATCGATCGGCATCTGGGAATGTACCGGCTGCCAGTCGAATCGCGTAATCCAGCAGAAGGCGGGCGAATGGCTGCTGAACCAGTTGACCGTCCGGCTGAAGCACCCGGGCCCGGTAGAGCTGAAGGACGGCAATCTGCTCGGTCTCGGTTTGG ACACGGACGATACTCGCAGCACCACTTCCAGCACAACGACGACCGTTTCGGCCAACCAGCGTGTGAAGGTGCGAGAATTTATCGAGGAGCTGCTGTCCGCTATGCTGCACGGTCCGCTGGACGATGTATCCGTTGGGCAGCTAATGAAACATGAAAGCT atctaCCACTATGGGAAGgtcaacagcagcatcacagCCCGAGCGATCAGCACTTCGAGCTGAAGCGACTGATACAGAAGATACTGGAAGAGATCGCCAAGCTGCCGGAGCTGCTGAACCACAGTGGCCTTCCGCTACGGCCGGAAGAGCATCTGCCGTACTTCGATCCGAAGAAGTACGAGCAGCTGTTGGCCACTGCGGTGCTGAACAAG GTGGTGGACGACTATCGGAATCCGAAAAACTTCACCGACGGCGGTGACGTGGCAGGCAAGGGGCAGACCGGCGCTGGTGCCACCCCGTACACCGGTACCACGGTGGACATTAACCACAATCAGCTGTCCGAGACGG GTAGCAGCCGAAGTTTGCTGAGTAAAGAAAGCCTCAGACAGATGTCCGTAACG GCTGACGATCAAGCACCACAACCACACGAAGGCGTCAGCTACAGTGCGATCGGCACGGAAAGGCGACTCTCCGACACGGACGAATCCTACCTGAGCGACTACATCCAGCGGCATAAAGTCCCGCTGCCCGATCTGTCCGACACGACCGGATCCGGGTCCGGTGCCGAGGACGACGATCTGCAATCGCTCAAGTCGAACGCGACCGATGGTACGTGGGAGGAAAATTGGCTGTTCCGCAAGCGGCAACTGAAGACGACCGAATCCTCGATCGCCATGCTCGTACCGTCGCCCACCGAAGAGGTGAAAGCACTGATCGGGGACAAGAATGCGGATGAGATCAGTGATCTGTCTGAGGCAGGATCGGACTGTGAAGGGTACGAGTCGGATGGGAATGTGAACGGTGGCACTGTACCAGCGGTAGCGCCTGTGGTTGTGGCATCAAGCAGCAAAGACACAACGAGTGAGGGAATTTCGTCCTCCTCCAAGACACAATCACTGGACGAGATCCTGCCGCCCGACAGTCTCGTGTCGATCAACTCGTTGCCGGTCAATGAGGAGGCACTGTCGGAAGCTACCAACAGTCAGCTGCTGGCCGATCAGGTCGCACAGAACGGAGCCAGTGAACGTCTGCAGGTGGACGATCTGATCAGTATCGAACCGGTGGCGGACAGGGTGGAAACGACCAATCCAACCCTGACCAACCCATTCCTGGACGATGTGTTTGAGGCAAACAACAATGTTATAACGGACGACGTGAAGATGCTGCAGCGTACCGAGACAGGGGACAATCG CAGTTCCGCCACCGAATCCAACGGTTACGGTGACCGAAAAGAAATCCCAATAGATCGAG CACAAATAGCAACCAATGGAGGCGATGTACCGGAGGTACAGGGTGATTCTGGAGAGCAGGACGCGTCCGTGGATGCACCGGACACGCTCATACCAG GATCCATTGCCGAACGGGAGCATCTGAAGTGGCGCAATGCCAAACCGATCGCCAATAACCCGTACTCGCCCGATGTGCTCCAGCGTCGGCTGTCGGAAAAGACACGCCCGTCCAGCATGATCGAGATCGATCGGTTGGTGCGGAAGGAGGCGGCCCCAGCCACCGGAAGAGCTGCCGGCGGTGTGCTGATCGACGATGAGGAAACTCCAAAGGAACCGACGGATTCGGGGACAGAAAACGATCGCTCGTTACAGTCGGTGACGGGTGGCGTACTGACAGAAACGAAGAA GATCGGTCGCGAGTACTACATCAACGATCCAGAGCGTCTGCGTGCGGGCGGTGCCCCCTTAAAGTCCACCCTAGGTCCCCAGACGCAAACCCAGCAGCCATCGCACAGTACCGACGACGAGAAA TCCCTTCTGCTTGGCCGTGCTGTGGATGAGAGTGAAGCTGCAGCCCCTCAAAAACTCACCCCCGAACCGGTCAGCTCCCTGTACCGCTCGAGCAGCGTCGGTAAGCAGCGAGACCCCAGGGCGGAAGACATCTTCGCTGCCCGCCCGGTACAGGTGACGGCAGACGATCCGATCCTGCAGCAGGGCACGAAGGTGAGCTACCTCAGTACGGCGGCGGGCGAGATCTATCTCGTACCTGTGGAGTCAGAACCGAACGGAGGCTCACTGATGAGCTCTTCCTCTGAGCTAAGCTCCGTTCACTCACCGACGAACGCTCATCAGCGCCCGGAGCTGGATAGCCTTACGTACAGCGAAGACTCGGATGTGACGCGTATCTACGACCTAACGACCGGGGAGGCAAAGGTCGTCCGTACGTGTCACTCGGAAACGGAGCCACCGCACGATACGATCCTGCAAATACTACCTCAACCCTCACCGACCAAACAGCAGCCAGCGATAATGGCGACTGCCCCTAGTCATGaacagtcgtcgtcgtcgtccaacGTATCGGCCCTTAAAAGTCAACTTTCTACCGGCGAACGGGCGGATGCTGGAAGCTATCATCGCCGTTCGCCATTTCCCGTGAAACCACTCTCGCCCGAAACGATCAAATTCTTTGCGCCGAAGCGAAAGCTTAGCTTTACCGGCAGCACGAACAGTTTGGTGGGGGAGTCGGGGAGCAAGGGAGCTGGTAGTGAGCAGGGTACTACACACGTGCTGCCCTCGATGCACTCGTCGCTGCACATTGACTATCCCGCGAGCCGGAGCGCGACGGGCAGCGAGTTTGCGATCATCGAGAAGGATGTGATCGATGTGCTGCCGTCGGTGAAGGAGCTGGCCAAGTGTTACAGTGGTAGCACGAGCGATGTGTCCACGTTGCCACCGAAACCACTGTACAAACCGAGG GACTTTATCCGCCAGTCGTCCGATGTGCTGAACGAGGAAGGCATGCCCAACACGAAGGGCCAGCGGCAGTACAGCAGCACGAGCAGCATAGCGGTGCGGGACGAGATACGGGAGATCCGAAAGCTCAACCTGGAAGCGTACCGACAGTCGACGTACTACCCGATGGCTCCCGGGCACAGCATAACGGCGCGCAGCCTGTCGAAGCAGATCCGTGAGCATAA GAGCAACGTTACAGACGACCATAAGGTGGGCCACCACCAGCAGGAGGAGCAAACGGCACCAGCACCGTTGGTGCCGGGTGGTGCCGACGGTGAGCTCAACGGAACCGatgcagacgacgaacccggcCATGCATCTCCGGAGCGTCCCGCCAGCCCCGTACTACTGCCCGGCCATCTGAAGAGTAGCATACAGTTTTTCGAAAGCCTCAAGAACAAACCGTAA
- the LOC1276506 gene encoding uncharacterized protein LOC1276506 isoform X22, whose protein sequence is MLIELSNFSDKLRQYRLILEKLTANQPDYERRREKLSKLSQRRRSSRKPDAAECYMCNANVELENPDSFATCRGCEKLVCRGENCCQWVESIGIWECTGCQSNRVIQQKAGEWLLNQLTVRLKHPGPVELKDGNLLGLGLDTDDTRSTTSSTTTTVSANQRVKVREFIEELLSAMLHGPLDDVSVGQLMKHESYLPLWEGQQQHHSPSDQHFELKRLIQKILEEIAKLPELLNHSGLPLRPEEHLPYFDPKKYEQLLATAVLNKVVDDYRNPKNFTDGGDVAGKGQTGAGATPYTGTTVDINHNQLSETGSSRSLLSKESLRQMSVTADDQAPQPHEGVSYSAIGTERRLSDTDESYLSDYIQRHKVPLPDLSDTTGSGSGAEDDDLQSLKSNATDGTWEENWLFRKRQLKTTESSIAMLVPSPTEEVKALIGDKNADEISDLSEAGSDCEGYESDGNVNGGTVPAVAPVVVASSSKDTTSEGISSSSKTQSLDEILPPDSLVSINSLPVNEEALSEATNSQLLADQVAQNGASERLQVDDLISIEPVADRVETTNPTLTNPFLDDVFEANNNVITDDVKMLQRTETGDNRSATESNGYGDRKEIPIDRAQIATNGGDVPEVQGDSGEQDASVDAPDTLIPGSIAEREHLKWRNAKPIANNPYSPDVLQRRLSEKTRPSSMIEIDRLVRKEAAPATGRAAGGVLIDDEETPKEPTDSGTENDRSLQSVTGGVLTETKKIGREYYINDPERLRAGGAPLKSTLGPQTQTQQPSHSTDDEKSLLLGRAVDESEAAAPQKLTPEPVSSLYRSSSVGKQRDPRAEDIFAARPVQVTADDPILQQGTKVSYLSTAAGEIYLVPVESEPNGGSLMSSSSELSSVHSPTNAHQRPELDSLTYSEDSDVTRIYDLTTGEAKVVRTCHSETEPPHDTILQILPQPSPTKQQPAIMATAPSHEQSSSSSNVSALKSQLSTGERADAGSYHRRSPFPVKPLSPETIKFFAPKRKLSFTGSTNSLVGESGSKGAGSEQGTTHVLPSMHSSLHIDYPASRSATGSEFAIIEKDVIDVLPSVKELAKCYSGSTSDVSTLPPKPLYKPRDFIRQSSDVLNEEGMPNTKGQRQYSSTSSIAVRDEIREIRKLNLEAYRQSTYYPMAPGHSITARSLSKQIREHKSNVTDDHKVGHHQQEEQTAPAPLVPGGADGELNGTDADDEPGHASPERPASPVLLPGHLKSSIQFFESLKNKP, encoded by the exons atgCTAATCGAACTGTCCAACTTTAGTGATAAACTGCGCCAGTACCGGCTGATACTGGAGAAGCTGACCGCCAACCAGCCGGACTATGAGCGGCGCCGGGAAAAGCTAAG TAAACTCAGCCAACGACGGCGCTCTTCCCGGAAGCCCGATGCGGCAGAGTGTTACATGTGTAACGCAAACGTCGAGCTCGAAAATCCAGACAG CTTCGCAACATGCCGCGGTTGCGAAAAACTGGTCTGCCGGGGCGAAAACTGCTGCCAGTGGGTGGAATCGATCGGCATCTGGGAATGTACCGGCTGCCAGTCGAATCGCGTAATCCAGCAGAAGGCGGGCGAATGGCTGCTGAACCAGTTGACCGTCCGGCTGAAGCACCCGGGCCCGGTAGAGCTGAAGGACGGCAATCTGCTCGGTCTCGGTTTGG ACACGGACGATACTCGCAGCACCACTTCCAGCACAACGACGACCGTTTCGGCCAACCAGCGTGTGAAGGTGCGAGAATTTATCGAGGAGCTGCTGTCCGCTATGCTGCACGGTCCGCTGGACGATGTATCCGTTGGGCAGCTAATGAAACATGAAAGCT atctaCCACTATGGGAAGgtcaacagcagcatcacagCCCGAGCGATCAGCACTTCGAGCTGAAGCGACTGATACAGAAGATACTGGAAGAGATCGCCAAGCTGCCGGAGCTGCTGAACCACAGTGGCCTTCCGCTACGGCCGGAAGAGCATCTGCCGTACTTCGATCCGAAGAAGTACGAGCAGCTGTTGGCCACTGCGGTGCTGAACAAG GTGGTGGACGACTATCGGAATCCGAAAAACTTCACCGACGGCGGTGACGTGGCAGGCAAGGGGCAGACCGGCGCTGGTGCCACCCCGTACACCGGTACCACGGTGGACATTAACCACAATCAGCTGTCCGAGACGG GTAGCAGCCGAAGTTTGCTGAGTAAAGAAAGCCTCAGACAGATGTCCGTAACG GCTGACGATCAAGCACCACAACCACACGAAGGCGTCAGCTACAGTGCGATCGGCACGGAAAGGCGACTCTCCGACACGGACGAATCCTACCTGAGCGACTACATCCAGCGGCATAAAGTCCCGCTGCCCGATCTGTCCGACACGACCGGATCCGGGTCCGGTGCCGAGGACGACGATCTGCAATCGCTCAAGTCGAACGCGACCGATGGTACGTGGGAGGAAAATTGGCTGTTCCGCAAGCGGCAACTGAAGACGACCGAATCCTCGATCGCCATGCTCGTACCGTCGCCCACCGAAGAGGTGAAAGCACTGATCGGGGACAAGAATGCGGATGAGATCAGTGATCTGTCTGAGGCAGGATCGGACTGTGAAGGGTACGAGTCGGATGGGAATGTGAACGGTGGCACTGTACCAGCGGTAGCGCCTGTGGTTGTGGCATCAAGCAGCAAAGACACAACGAGTGAGGGAATTTCGTCCTCCTCCAAGACACAATCACTGGACGAGATCCTGCCGCCCGACAGTCTCGTGTCGATCAACTCGTTGCCGGTCAATGAGGAGGCACTGTCGGAAGCTACCAACAGTCAGCTGCTGGCCGATCAGGTCGCACAGAACGGAGCCAGTGAACGTCTGCAGGTGGACGATCTGATCAGTATCGAACCGGTGGCGGACAGGGTGGAAACGACCAATCCAACCCTGACCAACCCATTCCTGGACGATGTGTTTGAGGCAAACAACAATGTTATAACGGACGACGTGAAGATGCTGCAGCGTACCGAGACAGGGGACAATCG TTCCGCCACCGAATCCAACGGTTACGGTGACCGAAAAGAAATCCCAATAGATCGAG CACAAATAGCAACCAATGGAGGCGATGTACCGGAGGTACAGGGTGATTCTGGAGAGCAGGACGCGTCCGTGGATGCACCGGACACGCTCATACCAG GATCCATTGCCGAACGGGAGCATCTGAAGTGGCGCAATGCCAAACCGATCGCCAATAACCCGTACTCGCCCGATGTGCTCCAGCGTCGGCTGTCGGAAAAGACACGCCCGTCCAGCATGATCGAGATCGATCGGTTGGTGCGGAAGGAGGCGGCCCCAGCCACCGGAAGAGCTGCCGGCGGTGTGCTGATCGACGATGAGGAAACTCCAAAGGAACCGACGGATTCGGGGACAGAAAACGATCGCTCGTTACAGTCGGTGACGGGTGGCGTACTGACAGAAACGAAGAA GATCGGTCGCGAGTACTACATCAACGATCCAGAGCGTCTGCGTGCGGGCGGTGCCCCCTTAAAGTCCACCCTAGGTCCCCAGACGCAAACCCAGCAGCCATCGCACAGTACCGACGACGAGAAA TCCCTTCTGCTTGGCCGTGCTGTGGATGAGAGTGAAGCTGCAGCCCCTCAAAAACTCACCCCCGAACCGGTCAGCTCCCTGTACCGCTCGAGCAGCGTCGGTAAGCAGCGAGACCCCAGGGCGGAAGACATCTTCGCTGCCCGCCCGGTACAGGTGACGGCAGACGATCCGATCCTGCAGCAGGGCACGAAGGTGAGCTACCTCAGTACGGCGGCGGGCGAGATCTATCTCGTACCTGTGGAGTCAGAACCGAACGGAGGCTCACTGATGAGCTCTTCCTCTGAGCTAAGCTCCGTTCACTCACCGACGAACGCTCATCAGCGCCCGGAGCTGGATAGCCTTACGTACAGCGAAGACTCGGATGTGACGCGTATCTACGACCTAACGACCGGGGAGGCAAAGGTCGTCCGTACGTGTCACTCGGAAACGGAGCCACCGCACGATACGATCCTGCAAATACTACCTCAACCCTCACCGACCAAACAGCAGCCAGCGATAATGGCGACTGCCCCTAGTCATGaacagtcgtcgtcgtcgtccaacGTATCGGCCCTTAAAAGTCAACTTTCTACCGGCGAACGGGCGGATGCTGGAAGCTATCATCGCCGTTCGCCATTTCCCGTGAAACCACTCTCGCCCGAAACGATCAAATTCTTTGCGCCGAAGCGAAAGCTTAGCTTTACCGGCAGCACGAACAGTTTGGTGGGGGAGTCGGGGAGCAAGGGAGCTGGTAGTGAGCAGGGTACTACACACGTGCTGCCCTCGATGCACTCGTCGCTGCACATTGACTATCCCGCGAGCCGGAGCGCGACGGGCAGCGAGTTTGCGATCATCGAGAAGGATGTGATCGATGTGCTGCCGTCGGTGAAGGAGCTGGCCAAGTGTTACAGTGGTAGCACGAGCGATGTGTCCACGTTGCCACCGAAACCACTGTACAAACCGAGG GACTTTATCCGCCAGTCGTCCGATGTGCTGAACGAGGAAGGCATGCCCAACACGAAGGGCCAGCGGCAGTACAGCAGCACGAGCAGCATAGCGGTGCGGGACGAGATACGGGAGATCCGAAAGCTCAACCTGGAAGCGTACCGACAGTCGACGTACTACCCGATGGCTCCCGGGCACAGCATAACGGCGCGCAGCCTGTCGAAGCAGATCCGTGAGCATAA GAGCAACGTTACAGACGACCATAAGGTGGGCCACCACCAGCAGGAGGAGCAAACGGCACCAGCACCGTTGGTGCCGGGTGGTGCCGACGGTGAGCTCAACGGAACCGatgcagacgacgaacccggcCATGCATCTCCGGAGCGTCCCGCCAGCCCCGTACTACTGCCCGGCCATCTGAAGAGTAGCATACAGTTTTTCGAAAGCCTCAAGAACAAACCGTAA